Below is a window of Chryseobacterium arthrosphaerae DNA.
GCACGCCGAAAGGGGTGCTTTTCTTGTTTCTGCTAAAGAAATAGGTTTAAGCTAAGCCAATGGAGTAATTTTATATTTAAAAACAGACTGAAGCCGTTCCTGTTGAATTCGTTTTCGGTGATACTTTTTAATTTAATATAGGGATCAGTGGAAAACGATTTATACATTATTAAAATCTATTTATTTCAAAAAAAGATATTATATTTACACGATAAAATTGTACAGCAAGGGATTTGTAAACAATCTTATATAACCTAAAAACTCAAATATGAAAAAAATTTTTCTTACCTTATGTGTAAGCGGATGTTCTATCGCTTACGCTCAGCATCTTAATTTTTCTGATGCAAAATTTAAAGCTTTACTTCTAAGTTCCAATGCCACGAACCACATTGTACAGGACTTTAACGGAAACTCTATTGCTATAGACACGAACGGAGACGGAGAAATCCAGCTTTCAGAAGCACAGCAGGTGAAAGTTCTGACAATCAGAATGGATCCTGACCAGGCATACATTAATCCTGGCGGCAATACATCTGATCCTGCTAACATAAAAACAGCCTATTACAACAGCCACCTGCCGGACGGAATTTCAGATGCACAGCTTTTCCCCAATCTTGAAGAACTTTATTTCTGGAATACCAAAACGGCTAACATCAGCTTTAGCAATAATTCTACAATAAAAAAAGTACAAGGAAGACCTTTTTATTATGATTTATCACAAGGAGGCCAATATATAGCTTCTCCTATTAATCTGTCCTTTGATAACTGCCCGGGAATTCAGAACATTGCAGACGTTATCGCTTATCAGATTTCCGGTAATCCATGGTCTCCTGATGAAAATAGTTTAAGGATCAAAAACTGTCAGCAAATTAACGGTAATGCATTGATCAGTTCTGCTGAACTGAGGGAACTGTATATTGAAAATTCCAGTATTCAAACGATAACTTTTGATTCCTGTAAGTTTTTGGAGAAGATTACTGTTCCTCATCTGAATACACTCACAAAAATTGCGATCACAGGGGGATATTTTCCTTCCACTACAGCCAACTCTAACCAGAATATCGAACTGATTGCCAATAATTGTACCAACCTTCAGGAAGTCATTGCTGATACAGATCACTACGATTCAAACGGATCCTATTTCTCTGCGATAAACCTTAATGGCTGTTCATCTTTAAAGAAAATAAAAGGTCTAAACACTCCAACTGTTGATTTCAGTGCTGCAGGGTTGACCAATCTTGAAGAATTAGACTGCGCTTTCTATAACAGGTATGTATATTATACCACTTCAGGAGTCTATTTCGGAAATGTCAATACATTAAATCTTGCAGGGCTTCCCAAGCTTAAAGTTTTAAAAGCTTTCAATCAGAAAATAGCCAATAATGTAAATTTCAGTGCTGCACAAGCGCTGGAAAATATTGATGTCACCAATACCTGTGGATATATGAATACAGTGGATGTGAGTAACCTTTCACTTCTGCATACTTTAAAAACAGATCGTTTTATGACCGGCAATACACAGGGACCGGCAAATCTTCAAAATATTGTTGCTAAAAACTGTATCACACTCACCAATTTTGAATTTGGCAACAATCAGGATTTAAGAAAACTGGATCTGGAGAATTGCCCGGGACTGCAAAACTTATCCATCGGATATATGTTCTCCAATTTAGAAAATATCAACCTCAGCCAATGTACCGGTTTTAAAGATATTAAGGTAAGCAATACAAAAATAACATCTCTGGATACCAAAGACTGTGTGGCACTGCAATCCTTGAATCTCTATGAAAACAGCCTTCTCAATTCAGTCAATATGACAAACAATACCAATTTGGAATTTTTATCATTGGCAGATCTGCCATTGCTGGCTCAGGTGAATACTTCTGATAATATTAATCTAAGCAATGTACGTGTTCATAGGTGTCCTCAGATTCATCAGCTTGACTTTTCCACATCATCACATCTGGAATCTGTTGTATTATCGGATATGACTAATCTTGCTTCTGTTAATCTGAGAAACGGCTCCATAGAAGAGTTCGTTGATCTTAACAATAACAATTCGAATGTATCAGTTTGTGTGGATGATGCCCAGCTCAGCGATCTTCAGACCATGTATCCGGATATTACATTTACTACCAACTGCGGAAATTCTTTCCTGAAAATTGATACTGCAAAAATCAATACAAAACAGATCAGAGTTTTCCCTAATCCGGTGAAAGATATATTACAGGTAAGCTCTGATACTCCCATAAAGAACATACAGCTTATCGATTCCCAGGGAAGAATTATTCTCAACAGAGATGTTAACCGGGATATTGTAAAAATTGATCTTTCGGGCTATCCTACGGCTGTTTATTTTATAAAAGTGACAACCGATAAAAAACAGGTTACTGAAAAAATTATAAAAAAATAATATTTACGGTACTATTATTTTCACCAAAAATCATAGAACTTTCTATGATTTTTTTGGTTTATATTTGTGTTTATTGTTTAATGCTATAACACAACAGATATGAAATTCGGACAAGTAGAAGACCCGTCAAAAATAGATTTCACCCTTCCTCAGGATCATCCCAGAACCAAAGAAATTTTAAGCCAGAATAAAAAAGGACTGGAAAATATCTCTATAGGATGTGCCAAATGGAATAAAACAGACCTTAAAGGTTTTTATCCCAAGGGAACGAAAGACGAACTGACCTATTACGCCACACAATTCAATTCTATTGAGCTGAATGCCACTTTCTACGGAATGCCTACCCCTGACCAGGTAAAAACATGGAAAGAGAAGACTCCGGAAAATTTTAAGTTTTTCCCTAAGATCACCAATACCGTTTCCCATTTCAGAAGACTGATTGATGTGACAGATCCTGTTACCCAGTTTGCTTCAGCAGTCATTAATTTTGATGAGAAATTAGGAATGGCCTTCCTTCAGCTTCATGATAATTTTAAACCTAAAGATTACGACAGATTAGAGAAATTTGTGAAAGAATGGCCCAAAGAAGTTCCTTTGGCGATAGAGCTCAGAAATACGGAATGGTTTACAGATGAAGAAATCCTCAATACAACCTGTGAACTTTTTGAAGCCCACAATATCACCAACATTATTGTAGATACTGCCGGAAGAAGAGATATGCTTCATATGCGCCTTACCACTCCCAATGCCTTTATCCGCTATGTAGGAGCCAATGCGGAAAGTGATTATGAAAGACTGGATGACTGGATGAAACATCTGACAAAATGGAAAAAGGAAGGTCTTCAGAATATCTACTTTTTTGTTCATCAGAATATAGAAAAGGCATCTCCCCTTCTGTCCGCATACTTTATCAAAAAGCTGAATGAGGATTGGAAAACTGATCTTCACATTCCACAAATGGCAACGGAAAATACGGGAACCCTGTTTTAAATCCATTAATGTTTGCAGGGATTATTCAAAAGCTAACAATTATTCAAGCTTAAAAAAATTAAATAGACTCATTTTAATTTAGTCTTACAAAAGCTACAAACCCTTTTCATAACAGATTTTTTCTTACATTAGAGTATACCGTAATTCACTAAACGGTATGTATAAAAAAATTAGACATGGAAAAGGAAATTTGTAAAATCAGTATCGCGAGCAACTGGCTCGGTGATGAATATATCTTTTATGAGAATCACAAAATCAAAAGAGTATTCGATAATCACAGCTTGAATTCCAATAAAGTTGAATGGCTGGAACCCGGCCAGATCAGCAAACAAAATAAAGATAAATTAGTCAGGAGCTGTCCTGAAGAATTTAAAGAGCGAATCATGCAGATCCTGGATTATCCCTGATCCGTAAAATAAAAATAATGAGCCGTTGATTTTCAATGGCTCATTTATTTTTACAGGATCTTTATGCAGTTTTATTTTTTTTCAGAAGCAACACCAGGTTCAGAAACAACAGCAGAAAATCTAATGTAATCCAGATCCCCAGCTTTACATTTTCATAATTATAGGCATCTACCTGTTTTTTTGCCGCATCAGAAAGCTTCATACTCTGATTGATATAGTTCTGTACTTCTACAAT
It encodes the following:
- a CDS encoding T9SS type A sorting domain-containing protein; this translates as MKKIFLTLCVSGCSIAYAQHLNFSDAKFKALLLSSNATNHIVQDFNGNSIAIDTNGDGEIQLSEAQQVKVLTIRMDPDQAYINPGGNTSDPANIKTAYYNSHLPDGISDAQLFPNLEELYFWNTKTANISFSNNSTIKKVQGRPFYYDLSQGGQYIASPINLSFDNCPGIQNIADVIAYQISGNPWSPDENSLRIKNCQQINGNALISSAELRELYIENSSIQTITFDSCKFLEKITVPHLNTLTKIAITGGYFPSTTANSNQNIELIANNCTNLQEVIADTDHYDSNGSYFSAINLNGCSSLKKIKGLNTPTVDFSAAGLTNLEELDCAFYNRYVYYTTSGVYFGNVNTLNLAGLPKLKVLKAFNQKIANNVNFSAAQALENIDVTNTCGYMNTVDVSNLSLLHTLKTDRFMTGNTQGPANLQNIVAKNCITLTNFEFGNNQDLRKLDLENCPGLQNLSIGYMFSNLENINLSQCTGFKDIKVSNTKITSLDTKDCVALQSLNLYENSLLNSVNMTNNTNLEFLSLADLPLLAQVNTSDNINLSNVRVHRCPQIHQLDFSTSSHLESVVLSDMTNLASVNLRNGSIEEFVDLNNNNSNVSVCVDDAQLSDLQTMYPDITFTTNCGNSFLKIDTAKINTKQIRVFPNPVKDILQVSSDTPIKNIQLIDSQGRIILNRDVNRDIVKIDLSGYPTAVYFIKVTTDKKQVTEKIIKK
- a CDS encoding DUF72 domain-containing protein; translation: MKFGQVEDPSKIDFTLPQDHPRTKEILSQNKKGLENISIGCAKWNKTDLKGFYPKGTKDELTYYATQFNSIELNATFYGMPTPDQVKTWKEKTPENFKFFPKITNTVSHFRRLIDVTDPVTQFASAVINFDEKLGMAFLQLHDNFKPKDYDRLEKFVKEWPKEVPLAIELRNTEWFTDEEILNTTCELFEAHNITNIIVDTAGRRDMLHMRLTTPNAFIRYVGANAESDYERLDDWMKHLTKWKKEGLQNIYFFVHQNIEKASPLLSAYFIKKLNEDWKTDLHIPQMATENTGTLF